In the genome of Rhodoligotrophos defluvii, one region contains:
- a CDS encoding sensor histidine kinase NtrY-like, whose translation MSAHHLRPRNLSEVMVVGVETARLPAAESPRRQVRIEAQPSQRRIPAKLGVFLVITSIVTGLATYSILTGLTPLEPTPDLIVTLLGVNLVLVMSMAALIAWQAYVLWQARRQGIAGASLHIRIVSLFSIIAALPAIIVALFATVTLNRGLDTWFSERTREIVDTAVNVAETYIAEHGEVIRGDVAAIAADLSRRKLEFDTDREQFTRRLATHVAIRGLAAAYVIDSDRRRIESSVTINDQIQFQPPSETELAKAAEGKLVVDGPGRSNVIRALLKLDGFNNSYLYVLRLVNPKVIEHLQRTREGVIAYEAMQNQRTGVQVTFALMYIGVSFIFLLAAVWLGLWLSDRLVQPIVRLVDAARRVSLGELDVKVPVRRAEGDLATLGRTFNRMTRQLESQRSELINANVQLDLRRRFTEAVLSGISAGVLGLDRTGRITLANSSAQALLHKSDGDLTGTMITDALPELDTLFRKALKKRSGSAEGHINTRVDGEERNLFVRITTERAREDEQGYVVTIDDVTELVSAQRNTAWSDIARRIAHEIKNPLTPIQLSAERLRRKYAKEIRTDPKVFEQCTETIIRQVGDIGRMIDEFSAFARMPKAELEEADLAAAVKEAMVLQRVSSSDIDIDVRVPEAPVVVGFDRRLITQAITNLVKNAREAVEARVQKDPRHRGRVDVVLSREGDHVVIGVADNGIGLPKDNRQRLLEPYMTTRQKGTGLGLAIVKRIMEEHGGQITLSDAPAAYDGGALVRLLLPAQGASSAASADGATDTAPTGLAAAGQGGDGGSEGNTDEQAPVAAIAPTAMLATASAGATERREQSVSGAVNREPGNERDQ comes from the coding sequence GTGAGCGCGCATCATTTGCGCCCTCGCAATCTGAGCGAGGTCATGGTCGTCGGGGTCGAAACAGCTAGACTGCCTGCCGCGGAGTCCCCGCGCCGCCAGGTCAGGATCGAGGCACAGCCCAGCCAGCGCCGCATTCCGGCGAAGCTGGGGGTGTTCCTGGTGATCACCTCGATCGTGACGGGACTCGCCACCTATTCGATCCTGACCGGGCTCACCCCGCTCGAGCCGACGCCGGACCTCATCGTCACCCTGCTCGGGGTGAACCTGGTCCTGGTCATGTCCATGGCCGCCCTGATCGCCTGGCAGGCCTACGTGCTGTGGCAGGCGCGCCGGCAGGGCATCGCGGGCGCCAGCCTCCACATCCGCATCGTCTCGCTGTTCTCCATCATCGCGGCCTTGCCGGCCATCATCGTGGCCCTGTTCGCGACCGTGACCCTCAATCGCGGCCTCGACACCTGGTTTTCGGAGCGCACCCGCGAGATCGTCGACACCGCCGTCAACGTGGCGGAGACCTATATCGCCGAGCATGGGGAGGTCATCCGCGGCGACGTTGCCGCCATTGCCGCCGATCTTAGCCGCCGCAAGCTGGAGTTCGACACCGACCGGGAACAGTTCACCCGTCGGCTTGCCACCCACGTGGCCATCCGCGGCCTGGCTGCTGCCTATGTGATCGACAGCGACCGCCGTCGCATCGAATCGAGCGTCACCATCAACGACCAGATCCAGTTCCAGCCTCCCAGCGAGACCGAGCTGGCCAAGGCGGCCGAGGGCAAGCTGGTGGTGGACGGGCCGGGGCGCAGCAATGTCATCCGCGCGCTGCTGAAGCTCGACGGCTTCAACAACTCCTATCTCTATGTGCTGCGGCTGGTGAATCCCAAGGTGATCGAGCACCTGCAGCGCACCCGCGAAGGGGTGATCGCCTATGAGGCGATGCAGAACCAGCGCACCGGCGTGCAGGTCACCTTCGCGCTCATGTATATCGGCGTGTCCTTCATCTTCCTGCTGGCGGCGGTCTGGCTGGGCCTGTGGCTCTCGGACCGCCTGGTGCAGCCCATCGTGCGGCTGGTGGATGCGGCCCGTCGCGTCTCGCTGGGCGAGCTGGACGTGAAGGTGCCGGTGCGCCGGGCCGAGGGCGATCTCGCCACCCTGGGGCGCACCTTCAACCGCATGACCCGCCAGCTCGAATCGCAGCGCAGCGAGCTGATCAACGCCAATGTGCAGCTCGATTTGCGGCGGCGCTTCACCGAGGCGGTGCTGTCCGGCATCAGCGCCGGCGTGCTCGGCCTCGACCGCACCGGCCGAATCACCCTAGCCAATAGCTCGGCGCAGGCGCTGCTGCACAAGAGCGATGGCGATCTCACCGGCACCATGATCACCGACGCGCTTCCGGAGCTGGACACGCTGTTCCGCAAGGCGCTCAAGAAGCGCTCAGGTTCCGCGGAAGGCCACATCAACACGCGTGTCGATGGCGAGGAGCGCAATCTCTTCGTGCGCATCACCACCGAGAGGGCCCGCGAGGACGAGCAGGGCTATGTGGTGACGATCGACGATGTGACGGAACTGGTGTCGGCCCAGCGCAACACCGCCTGGTCCGACATCGCGCGGCGCATCGCCCATGAGATCAAGAACCCGCTCACGCCGATCCAGCTGTCGGCGGAACGCCTGCGCCGCAAATATGCCAAGGAGATCCGCACCGATCCCAAGGTGTTCGAGCAGTGCACCGAGACCATCATCCGCCAGGTCGGCGATATCGGCCGGATGATCGACGAGTTCTCCGCCTTCGCCCGCATGCCCAAGGCCGAGCTGGAAGAAGCCGATCTCGCCGCGGCGGTGAAGGAAGCGATGGTGTTGCAACGGGTCTCGAGCAGCGACATCGATATCGACGTGCGCGTGCCCGAGGCGCCGGTCGTGGTCGGTTTCGACCGCCGGCTCATCACCCAGGCCATCACCAATCTGGTCAAGAACGCGCGGGAGGCCGTGGAAGCGCGCGTGCAGAAGGACCCGCGCCATCGCGGCCGGGTCGACGTGGTGCTGTCACGCGAGGGCGACCATGTGGTCATCGGCGTCGCCGATAACGGCATCGGCCTGCCCAAGGACAACCGGCAGCGGCTGCTCGAGCCCTACATGACCACACGCCAGAAGGGCACCGGCCTTGGTCTTGCCATCGTCAAACGCATCATGGAAGAGCACGGGGGGCAGATCACCTTGTCGGATGCGCCGGCGGCGTATGACGGCGGCGCGCTGGTCCGGCTGCTGCTGCCGGCGCAGGGGGCGAGCTCGGCGGCAAGCGCGGACGGCGCGACCGACACAGCGCCGACAGGGCTGGCCGCGGCGGGGCAGGGCGGTGATGGCGGCAGCGAGGGGAACACTGACGAGCAGGCGCCTGTCGCGGCGATCGCGCCGACGGCGATGCTCGCAACCGCCTCGGCGGGGGCAACGGAACGGAGAGAGCAGAGCGTATCAGGGGCGGTCAATCGAGAACCTGGAAACGAGAGGGACCAATAG
- a CDS encoding sigma-54-dependent transcriptional regulator gives MASDILVVDDEADIRNLIAGILEDEGYDARLAHDSDSALAAIHDRRPSLIILDIWLQGSKLDGLDLLNVIKKSHPDLPVVIISGHGNIETAVSAIKRGAYDYIEKPFKADRLVLVVGRALEASRLRRENEELKERAGALAELIGESAVMRQLRQLVKKVAPTNSRVLISGPLGSGKELTARVLHAWSHRAKGPFVILPAATMAPERMEEELFGVENPDGTLARVGALEEAHSGTLFLDEVADMPIETQGKILRVLVEQSFQRVGGSKRVKVDVRIVSSTARDLRRLIEQGLFREDLYHRLNVVPIRVPSLSERRDDIPALVQNFVRQYSAISGQPPREIAEDALAILQTLEWPGNVRQLRNNVERLMILVGGEPGTEISASMLPSELGGVMPPLANGNGAEQLMSLPLREAREIFEREYLAAQIARFGGNISKTATFVGMERSALHRKLKLLGVGEKSYELH, from the coding sequence ATGGCTTCGGATATTCTCGTCGTGGATGATGAGGCCGACATCCGCAATCTCATCGCCGGCATTTTGGAGGATGAGGGGTATGACGCGCGCCTTGCCCATGACAGCGACAGCGCGCTGGCGGCGATCCATGATCGGCGCCCGTCGCTGATCATTTTGGATATTTGGCTGCAGGGGTCGAAACTGGACGGGCTCGACCTGTTGAACGTGATCAAGAAGAGCCATCCCGATCTGCCCGTGGTGATCATTTCGGGCCATGGCAATATCGAGACGGCGGTTTCCGCCATCAAGCGGGGGGCCTACGATTATATTGAGAAGCCGTTCAAGGCGGACCGCTTGGTGCTGGTGGTGGGCCGTGCGCTCGAGGCCAGCCGCCTACGGCGCGAGAACGAGGAGCTGAAGGAGCGGGCAGGGGCCCTGGCCGAGCTGATCGGGGAATCCGCGGTCATGCGCCAGCTGCGCCAGTTGGTGAAGAAGGTCGCGCCCACCAACAGCCGGGTGCTGATCTCAGGCCCGCTCGGCTCCGGCAAGGAACTGACCGCCCGCGTGCTACATGCCTGGTCGCACAGGGCCAAGGGGCCGTTCGTCATCCTTCCGGCCGCCACCATGGCGCCCGAGCGCATGGAAGAGGAGCTGTTCGGGGTGGAGAATCCCGACGGCACCCTGGCCCGGGTCGGCGCCTTGGAAGAAGCGCATAGCGGCACCTTGTTCCTCGACGAGGTTGCCGACATGCCGATTGAGACCCAGGGCAAGATCCTGCGGGTGCTGGTGGAGCAGAGCTTCCAGCGGGTCGGCGGGTCCAAGCGGGTCAAGGTGGACGTGCGCATCGTCTCGTCCACCGCGCGCGACCTGCGGCGGCTCATCGAGCAGGGGCTGTTCCGCGAGGATCTCTACCACAGGCTCAATGTGGTGCCGATCCGGGTGCCCTCGCTGAGCGAACGGCGTGATGACATCCCCGCCCTGGTCCAGAACTTCGTGCGGCAGTACTCGGCCATTTCCGGCCAGCCGCCGCGGGAGATCGCCGAGGATGCGCTGGCGATTCTGCAGACGCTGGAATGGCCTGGCAATGTGCGCCAGCTGCGCAACAATGTGGAGCGGCTGATGATCCTGGTCGGCGGCGAGCCCGGCACCGAGATCTCGGCGTCCATGCTGCCTTCGGAACTGGGTGGGGTCATGCCGCCACTCGCCAACGGGAATGGCGCGGAGCAGCTGATGTCGCTGCCGTTGAGAGAGGCCCGCGAGATCTTCGAGCGGGAATACCTGGCCGCGCAGATCGCCCGCTTCGGTGGCAACATCTCCAAGACAGCCACCTTTGTCGGCATGGAGCGCTCGGCGCTGCACCGCAAGCTGAAGCTGCTCGGCGTCGGCGAGAAGTCTTACGAACTTCATTGA
- the trkA gene encoding Trk system potassium transporter TrkA, protein MKILICGAGQVGRGIAERLAKEDNDVTIIDKSPALIQAVTDSLDVQGIVGHGSHPDVLERAGARDADMIIAVTFADEVNMLACQIAHSLFDIPTKIARVRAQGYLDPQWRNLYSRENLPIDVIISPETAVGEMVLRRLALPGAFEAVHFVDEAVIGLGIRLDENCPVVDTPLRQLTELFPDLQATVVGIFRNGRLFVPHGADQMLVGDDVYVIADRQQSTRVLSLFGHEEKPARRVVVAGGGNIGLYVARKLEERHGRAVHVKIIEQDRARASHIAEELKRTLVLHGSSLEQELLQEAGAQDADAFVALTNDDKVNILSAVLAKNEGAQQSFCLVSSPDLNPVLNTLGIDTYISPRAVTISSILRHVRRGRIRGVHPVQHGDGEILEAEALETSPVVGKALRDAELPDGVRIGAIVRNGKVFIPQGGTEIRPRDRIVIFALAGLVRDVEHLFRVSLEYF, encoded by the coding sequence ATGAAGATTCTCATTTGCGGCGCCGGGCAGGTCGGCCGTGGCATTGCCGAGCGGCTGGCCAAGGAAGACAACGACGTCACCATCATCGACAAGTCGCCCGCGCTCATCCAGGCAGTCACCGACAGCCTGGACGTGCAGGGAATCGTGGGCCATGGCTCGCATCCCGACGTGCTGGAGCGAGCCGGGGCGCGCGATGCTGACATGATCATCGCCGTCACCTTCGCCGACGAAGTGAACATGCTGGCCTGTCAGATCGCCCATTCCCTGTTCGACATCCCGACGAAGATCGCCCGGGTGCGCGCCCAGGGCTATCTCGATCCGCAATGGCGCAACCTCTATTCCCGCGAGAACCTGCCCATCGACGTGATCATCTCGCCGGAAACGGCAGTGGGCGAGATGGTGCTGCGCCGCCTCGCCCTGCCCGGCGCGTTCGAGGCGGTCCATTTCGTGGACGAGGCGGTGATCGGGCTGGGCATCCGCCTCGATGAGAACTGCCCGGTGGTCGACACGCCGCTCAGGCAGCTGACCGAGCTCTTTCCGGATCTCCAGGCGACAGTGGTAGGCATCTTCCGCAACGGCAGGCTGTTCGTGCCCCATGGCGCCGACCAGATGCTCGTCGGCGACGACGTGTATGTCATTGCCGACCGCCAGCAATCCACGCGGGTGTTGAGCCTGTTCGGCCATGAGGAGAAGCCAGCCCGCCGGGTGGTGGTCGCCGGGGGCGGCAATATCGGCCTCTATGTCGCCCGCAAGCTGGAGGAGCGGCATGGCCGCGCGGTCCATGTCAAGATCATCGAGCAGGATAGGGCGCGCGCCAGCCATATCGCCGAGGAGCTGAAGCGCACCCTCGTCCTGCACGGAAGCTCCTTAGAGCAGGAGCTGCTGCAGGAGGCGGGCGCCCAGGATGCCGATGCCTTCGTGGCGCTCACCAACGACGACAAGGTGAATATTCTCTCCGCGGTGCTGGCCAAGAACGAGGGGGCCCAACAGAGCTTTTGCCTCGTGTCCAGTCCGGACCTCAACCCGGTGCTCAACACGCTGGGCATCGACACCTATATCAGCCCGCGCGCGGTGACCATCTCCAGCATTCTCCGCCATGTCCGGCGCGGCCGCATCCGCGGGGTGCACCCGGTGCAGCATGGCGATGGGGAGATCCTGGAGGCCGAAGCCCTGGAAACCTCACCGGTCGTCGGCAAGGCGCTCCGCGATGCGGAATTGCCCGATGGGGTCCGCATCGGGGCCATCGTGCGCAACGGCAAAGTGTTCATTCCGCAAGGCGGGACCGAGATCCGCCCGCGGGATCGCATCGTGATCTTCGCGCTGGCCGGGCTGGTCCGCGATGTCGAGCACCTCTTCCGCGTCAGTCTCGAATATTTCTGA
- the hfq gene encoding RNA chaperone Hfq, with the protein MASEKQQNLQDVFLNKVRKEHIPLTIFLVNGVKLQGVIVWFDNFCVLLRRDGLSQLVYKHAISTIMPSAPIKLYEEGNGGSDE; encoded by the coding sequence ATGGCATCAGAAAAGCAGCAAAACCTGCAAGACGTATTCCTGAACAAGGTCCGCAAGGAACATATTCCGCTCACGATCTTTCTGGTGAACGGCGTGAAGCTGCAAGGAGTGATCGTGTGGTTCGACAATTTCTGCGTGCTGCTGCGCCGGGACGGCCTATCGCAACTGGTCTACAAGCACGCCATATCTACGATTATGCCGAGCGCGCCCATCAAGCTGTACGAGGAAGGCAACGGCGGTAGTGACGAATAG
- the hflX gene encoding GTPase HflX, with protein MTNRRRQGGDGHSRPVSFQIEGPEATRAYVVHVGFKPGALGPSHAAGLLRDEAERLEEARGLAAAIDLDIVGDSTVMLSRPVPATLIGGGKVAEIGTAVKELEAELVVVNATLSPVQQRNLERAWGAKVLDRTGLILEIFGRRAGTREGRLQVELAHLTYQKSRLVRSWTHLERQRGGFGFLGGPGETQIEADRRVIQERITKIRGELDKVKARRELHRENRRRVPYPIVALVGYTNAGKSTLFNRLTRATVLAENMLFATLDPTMRRLALPHGRVVILSDTVGFISELPTDLVAAFRATLEEVLEATLILHVRDISHAETDAQAADVLQVLDALGIDEDRREHIIEVWNKVDRLDEAERTAFANQAERRDDVVMVSALTGEGVADLLAKVEERLATSADILELRISAGEGARLAWLYEVGEVLSRDDLDDGSVAVTVRVPAEKASLVRSRYQDEMLRAAAE; from the coding sequence GTGACGAATAGACGACGACAAGGTGGAGACGGGCACAGCAGGCCCGTCTCCTTCCAGATCGAAGGGCCCGAGGCCACGCGCGCCTATGTGGTACATGTGGGCTTCAAGCCGGGCGCTCTCGGGCCAAGCCATGCGGCCGGTCTTCTGCGGGACGAGGCCGAGCGCCTCGAGGAGGCCCGTGGCCTTGCGGCGGCGATCGACCTGGACATTGTCGGGGACAGCACGGTGATGCTGTCACGGCCCGTGCCCGCCACCCTGATCGGCGGCGGCAAGGTGGCCGAGATCGGCACGGCGGTCAAAGAGCTCGAGGCTGAGCTCGTGGTCGTCAACGCGACCCTGAGCCCGGTACAGCAGCGCAACCTGGAGCGCGCCTGGGGCGCCAAGGTGCTCGACCGCACCGGACTTATACTGGAAATCTTCGGTCGCCGGGCCGGGACGAGGGAAGGGCGCCTGCAGGTGGAGCTTGCCCACCTCACCTACCAGAAGAGCCGTCTAGTGCGCTCCTGGACCCATCTCGAGCGGCAGCGTGGCGGCTTCGGGTTCCTAGGCGGCCCGGGTGAAACCCAGATCGAAGCGGACCGGCGGGTCATTCAGGAGCGCATCACCAAGATCCGCGGCGAGTTGGACAAGGTAAAGGCCCGGCGCGAGCTGCACCGCGAAAACCGGCGCCGCGTGCCTTATCCGATCGTCGCCCTGGTCGGCTATACCAATGCGGGCAAGTCAACCCTATTCAATCGGCTGACCCGAGCCACTGTGCTGGCCGAGAACATGCTGTTCGCCACGCTCGATCCGACCATGCGCCGGCTCGCCCTGCCGCATGGGCGCGTGGTGATTCTCTCCGACACCGTCGGCTTCATCTCGGAGCTGCCGACCGACCTGGTCGCCGCTTTCAGGGCCACCTTGGAAGAGGTGCTGGAGGCAACCCTCATCCTGCATGTGCGCGATATCAGCCACGCGGAGACCGATGCGCAGGCTGCCGACGTGCTGCAGGTGCTGGATGCGCTCGGCATCGATGAGGATCGTCGCGAGCACATCATCGAGGTCTGGAACAAGGTCGACCGGCTGGATGAGGCCGAGCGCACTGCGTTCGCGAACCAAGCGGAGCGGCGCGATGACGTGGTGATGGTGTCGGCGCTCACCGGCGAGGGCGTGGCCGACCTTCTGGCCAAAGTGGAAGAGCGGCTGGCCACATCTGCCGATATCCTGGAATTGCGCATCTCGGCAGGCGAGGGCGCGCGGCTTGCCTGGCTCTACGAGGTGGGCGAGGTGTTGTCGCGCGACGACCTCGACGATGGTTCCGTGGCAGTCACTGTACGCGTGCCGGCGGAAAAGGCGTCCCTGGTGCGGTCGCGCTATCAGGACGAGATGCTGCGCGCCGCCGCCGAATAA
- the mazG gene encoding nucleoside triphosphate pyrophosphohydrolase, with translation MTSDSPAQDPEEPRQADVAAADAGPLGDPKSIDTLLAIMAALRDPESGCPWDLQQSFATIAPYTIEEAYEVADAIARGDLGDLRDELGDLQLQVVYHAQLAAETGAFTFADVIEAITSKMIRRHPHVFGDAAARARGATPGMWERIKADEREAKAAAGPAAGEPGRAGAASAPSLLDDVPQALPALSRAAKLQNRAARVGFDWPSLEPVLDKAAEELGELRDVLENGGGRSDMAEEIGDLLFVIANVARHLKIDPEDALRSANAKFVRRFRYIEQTLEARGETPEAAGLAGMDALWDEAKARGL, from the coding sequence ATGACCAGTGACAGCCCTGCTCAGGATCCAGAAGAGCCGCGGCAGGCTGATGTGGCCGCCGCCGACGCCGGACCGCTCGGCGACCCGAAGTCGATCGATACGCTGCTCGCCATCATGGCGGCGCTGCGCGATCCCGAGAGCGGCTGCCCGTGGGATCTCCAGCAGAGCTTCGCCACCATCGCGCCCTATACGATCGAGGAAGCTTACGAGGTGGCCGATGCGATCGCGCGCGGCGACCTGGGCGATCTCCGCGACGAGCTGGGTGACCTCCAGCTGCAGGTGGTCTACCACGCGCAGCTTGCGGCGGAGACCGGCGCCTTCACCTTCGCCGATGTGATCGAGGCGATCACATCCAAGATGATCCGCCGCCATCCCCATGTGTTCGGCGATGCGGCGGCACGGGCACGGGGTGCTACGCCCGGCATGTGGGAGCGGATCAAGGCCGACGAGCGCGAGGCCAAGGCGGCCGCCGGCCCGGCCGCCGGTGAGCCCGGCCGGGCAGGCGCCGCAAGCGCCCCTAGCCTGCTCGATGATGTGCCGCAGGCTCTCCCTGCCCTGAGCCGCGCGGCGAAGCTCCAGAACAGAGCCGCCCGCGTGGGGTTTGACTGGCCATCGCTCGAACCCGTGCTGGACAAGGCGGCGGAGGAGTTGGGCGAGCTGCGCGACGTGCTCGAGAATGGCGGCGGCAGGAGCGACATGGCCGAAGAGATCGGCGATCTCTTGTTCGTGATCGCCAATGTCGCGCGCCATCTCAAGATCGACCCGGAAGACGCGCTGCGCTCTGCCAACGCGAAATTCGTCAGAAGATTCCGCTATATAGAGCAGACCCTTGAAGCGCGGGGTGAAACGCCGGAAGCCGCTGGTCTGGCAGGCATGGATGCTTTGTGGGACGAGGCGAAGGCGCGCGGCCTCTGA
- a CDS encoding MBL fold metallo-hydrolase, producing MTAASREEPAGIITILGCGSSAGVPRIGNYWGACDPANPRNRRRRCSILIERAGEGGVTRVLVDTTPDVREQLLAADVGLLDGVVFTHEHADHCHGIDELRAVAINARRRVSVWADDRTMRELYHRFGYCFETPPGSSYPPILQAHRLEAGEHVSIPGAGGPIDILPFDLVHGDITALGLRIGGLAYTPDVSAIPDAALPALTGLDTWVIDALRPAPHPTHFNVDEALYWIGRMRPRHAVLTNMHIDLDYESLRKSLPDGIEPAYDGMRLPVVFGPPI from the coding sequence ATGACGGCTGCCTCGCGCGAAGAGCCGGCTGGGATCATCACCATCCTCGGCTGCGGCTCGTCGGCCGGCGTGCCGCGGATCGGCAATTATTGGGGCGCGTGCGATCCGGCCAATCCCCGCAATCGTCGGCGGCGCTGCTCGATCCTGATCGAGCGCGCGGGCGAGGGCGGCGTGACCCGGGTGCTGGTGGACACGACGCCCGACGTCCGCGAACAGCTGCTGGCGGCCGATGTGGGCCTGCTCGACGGCGTGGTGTTCACCCATGAGCATGCGGATCATTGCCACGGCATCGATGAGCTGCGCGCCGTGGCGATCAATGCCCGCCGCCGCGTGTCGGTCTGGGCCGACGACCGCACCATGCGCGAGCTCTATCATCGCTTCGGCTACTGCTTCGAAACCCCGCCGGGATCGAGCTATCCGCCGATCCTGCAAGCGCATCGACTGGAGGCGGGCGAACATGTGAGCATCCCAGGCGCGGGCGGCCCGATCGACATTCTGCCGTTCGATCTGGTGCATGGCGATATCACGGCGCTGGGCCTGCGGATTGGTGGCCTCGCCTACACGCCGGATGTGAGCGCCATTCCCGACGCCGCGCTGCCGGCGCTCACCGGGCTCGACACCTGGGTAATCGACGCGCTGCGGCCGGCACCGCATCCCACCCATTTCAACGTGGATGAAGCGCTTTATTGGATCGGGCGCATGCGGCCGAGGCATGCGGTGCTCACCAACATGCATATCGACCTGGATTACGAGAGCCTGCGGAAAAGCCTGCCGGACGGCATCGAGCCAGCCTATGACGGCATGCGGCTGCCGGTGGTGTTTGGGCCACCGATTTAG
- a CDS encoding TatD family hydrolase, with protein sequence MTSAVSGVVDSHCHLDFPEFADLDAVVARARDAGVTKMVTISTKVRQFAKIRAIAEAYDDVFCTVGTHPHNADEEMDVTADDLAELARHPKVVGIGEAGLDYHYGYSARENQMAGFRVHAEAARRTGLPLVVHSRSAEDDTARVLEEEMGKGAFQPLLHCFSSEARLAERSLALGAYVSFSGIISFKTAQALRDIVAAVPMDKLLVETDAPYLAPVPMRGKVNEPAYVVHTLKVLAEVKGLGAQEMADITTANFHRLFAKVPGP encoded by the coding sequence ATGACCAGTGCGGTGTCCGGTGTCGTAGACAGCCATTGCCATCTCGATTTCCCGGAATTCGCCGATTTGGACGCGGTGGTCGCCCGCGCGCGCGATGCGGGCGTCACCAAGATGGTGACGATCTCGACCAAGGTGCGGCAATTCGCGAAAATCCGCGCCATTGCCGAGGCTTACGACGATGTCTTCTGCACCGTGGGCACCCATCCGCATAATGCCGACGAGGAAATGGACGTCACGGCGGACGACCTCGCGGAACTCGCGCGCCATCCCAAGGTGGTCGGCATCGGCGAGGCCGGGCTCGATTATCACTACGGCTATTCCGCCCGGGAAAACCAGATGGCCGGCTTCCGCGTCCATGCGGAGGCGGCGCGCCGCACCGGATTGCCGCTGGTGGTCCATAGCCGCTCGGCGGAAGACGACACGGCGCGCGTGCTCGAGGAGGAGATGGGGAAGGGGGCTTTTCAACCCCTCCTCCACTGCTTCTCGTCGGAGGCGCGCCTGGCCGAGCGCAGCCTGGCGCTTGGCGCTTATGTTTCTTTTTCCGGCATCATCAGCTTCAAGACCGCGCAAGCCTTGCGCGACATTGTTGCCGCCGTGCCCATGGACAAGCTGCTGGTGGAGACGGACGCGCCCTACCTTGCGCCGGTGCCCATGCGAGGCAAGGTGAACGAGCCCGCCTATGTGGTTCATACGCTAAAGGTTTTGGCCGAGGTCAAAGGCCTCGGCGCTCAGGAGATGGCCGACATCACCACGGCGAATTTCCATCGCCTGTTCGCGAAGGTGCCGGGGCCATGA